The following is a genomic window from Mycolicibacterium sp. TY81.
GGGTGCTGGAGATCGGTGCCGGAACCGGAACCAACTTCGCCTTCTACCCGGACACCGTGACCGAGGTGGTGGCCGTCGAGCCGGAGGTCCGGCTGGCGCCGCTGGCCCGGCAGGCGGCGCTGACCGCGCCGGTGCCGGTGACGGTCCGCACCGAGACCGTCGAGAACTTCGACGGCGACGATCTTTTCGACGCCGTGGTGTGCTCCCTGGTGCTGTGCTCGGTCGACCAGCCGGAAAGTGTGCTGCGGCAGGTGTATTCACGCCTCAAGCCCGGTGGTGAGCTGCGCTACTTCGAGCACGTCGCCAGCGGCGGGGTGCGGGGCCGGGTGCAGCGCTTCCTGGATTCGACGTTCTGGCCCAAGATTTCCGGCAACTGTCACGCACACCGGGAAACCGAGCAGAGCATCGTCGGTGCGGGTTTCGAGGTTTCGGATGCCCGGCGCGTGCTGATGCTGCCGGGCTGGGTGCCGCTGGCCGAGGTGGCGCTGGGCCGCGCCGTCAGGCCTGCTTGATCGTCGGCAGCAGTTCGGGCAACCGCTGCAGCAGCGTCGGCAGTGCGGTGGCCGCCGTTTCGCGCAGGGATACCGTGGCCTGATCCGAGAACGGGGTCGGCTTCGGGTTCACCTCGATGACCGGAATGCCCTGCTGCACCGCGGCTTCCGGCAATGACGCCGCCGGGTACACCACCGACGACGTGCCGACGGTGATGACCAGGTCGGCCGCGCTGACCGCGGCGACGGAGTTGTTCCACGCGTCGGAGGGCAGGTTCTCGCCGAACCAGACCACATTGGGCCGCACCAAGCCGCCGCAGTAGCACTCCGGCGGTTCGATGGCGATCTCGGGCTCCGGCATCGGCGGCAACGTACCTTCGAATTCGGCTTTGCAACTGTCGCAGTGGAAGTGGAACAGGCTGCCGTGCAGATGATGGACCCGTGTGCTGCCGGCCCGCTCATGCAGGTTGTCGATGTTCTGGGTGACGATGTCGACCTCGGTGTAGTCCTGCCACGCGGCGACCGCGCGGTGCCCGTCATTCGGGGATACATTGCCCATCATGTGATGGCGCCACAGATACCAGGCGAACACTCGCTCGGGGTGGCGGCGCCAGGCGTCCGAGCTGGAAATTTCGTAGGGGTCGGTGTTGGCCCACAGGCCGGTCTCGGCATCCCGGAAGGTCGGCACGCCACTGTCGGCGGACATTCCCGCACCGCTGAACACCGTCACCCGCATTGGACCACGTTATCGGGTTCTGGGTGATCTGGGCCACCTCGTCATCGGTCATACTCGGCTGGTGACCGATTTCGGTGAGTGGGTGCGCCTCGATCCGCACGCGGGGCCGTTGTTCGACCAGTTGCGGCTGCAGATCATCGAAGCCATTCGTGCTGGGCGTCTGTCCGCCGGCACCCGACTGCCCACCGTGCGCGAGCTGGCCGGCACGCTGGGAATGGCGGCCAACACCGTCGCCCGCGCCTACCGTGAACTCGAGACCGCCGGGGTCCTCGAAACCCGCGGGAGATCAGGAACTTTCGTCGCGGCTGCGGATCCGGCTGCCGCAGCGATGGTGGACGCGGCCAATGCGTTCGCCGACACCGCCCGGGCGTTGGGCGTGCTGAAAGCCGACGCGCTGCGGTATCTGGACGCGGCGTTCGAGTAGGGCGGGGGCGGTCTTCGCGAGTGTGCGTGTGGAGTGCCGATTTCGCGGATCCGACGAGCTGTGTGCACGCTCGCGCGTCAGGTCCAGATTGCTGCTGGGCTTCCCATGGGTGCGCAGGACGGGGATTGAACCCGCGGCATCCGTCTTATAAGGACGGCGCTCTGACCAACTGAGCTACCTGCGCATGCGCGCCCCTGGAGAGATTCGAACTCCCAGCCATCTGCGTCGAAAGCAGGTGCTCTTCCGTTGAGCTACAGGGGCATTTGGCGGAGGCGGCGGGAGTCGAACCCACAACCGCTGGACAGCGGCCACGGCTTAGCAAGCCGCTGCATTACCGTTCTGCCACGCCTCCGTGGTTGTCCGGGATGGGCATGAACCACCTGCCTCCGCCGTATCAGAGCGGCGCTCTCACCAGATGAGCTACCGGACATTGGGTTAGTGCCGCGGATTGCAGTCAGTGGGTGACTGCAATCCGCGGCGTTGTCGACGTTGGGGTGTGCGACGGGACTCGAACCCGCAAAGCCTGCGGATCACAACCTGGGGCCTCGACCGCTTCGGCATCGCACACAGCGGAAGACAGAGGAGTCGAACCCCAGGGCTTTCACCCCGCGCCCGTTTTCGAAACGGGATGTGCCACCACGGCGCGCTGTCTTCCTGAAGCTGACCCGCCAGGATTCGAACCTGAACCGGCTGAACCAAAATCAGCAGTGCTACCGGTTACACCACGGGTCATCGGTGCGTGCGGAGGGATTCGAACCCCCTGTGCCTGAAGGCCTCTGGTTTACAGCCAGGTGCGACACTCCCGCGTCGCCGCGCACGCGTTGCTACCCCGGCAGGAGTCGAACCTGCAACCTACTCCGTAACAGGGAGCTGCTCTGCCAGTTGAGCTACGGGGCAACATGTTTCGTCGTGGCGGGGCGAGAGGTGATGGACCTCCCGCCCCGCCCGACGGGTTTCAAACCAACTCGGGGACCCGGTAGCGATCCCGATCGCGGGGTTCGTAGGGCTCCCAGAGCAACCGCATCCCGGCTTCCTCCGGCGTGCGGTCACTCTTGCGACCGTTGCACGGCGCGCACGCCGCAATGAGGTTCAGCCAGGAGTCTTGCCCGCCTCGCGACACCGGCTCGATGTGATCCACCGTGTCGCCATGGCCACCGCAATAGCCGCAGGTGTAGCCGTCGCGAGCCAGGACGCCGTCACGCGTGACCCGGTTGTGCGGCCGGTACGGCACGTGGACGTACTGATGTAGCGCGACGGATGCGGGCAGCTCGATCACGGTCGAGGGGCTGTGTATGTGCACGGCCGGGCTGTGGCGTTCGATCACATGGACCGAACCCCGCAGCAGCAGCCGAACCGCCTCCTGCCAGGTCACGTGGGTCAGCACGCGGTAGTCGGCGTTGTACACCGCCACGGCCCGGTGACTGGCCTTGCGTTGTCGGAAATGCCTCATGCCGCGTGCCTCCTTTCTGATTGATCTTGCGGGCAAGTGGTTGGCGCGGATGGCAGGACTCGAACCTGCAACCTGCGGCTTTGGAGACCGATGCCCTACCGATTGAGCCACATCCGCATCGAACCGGTGACGAGACTCGAACTCGCCCTTTCAGTTTGGAAGACTGACGTGCAAACCAGTTACACCGCACCGGCGGGAAAAGCAACGTACGCCGTGAGGGTTTCGATCCCCCGTCTCCAGATTAAGAGTCTGGTGCTATCCCAACTCAGCTAACGGCGCATGTGGGTCGCCCGGGGCTCGAACCCGGAATTCATGGGTAAAAGCCAAGAGTGATAGGCGATTTCACCAGCGGCCCGTTGTGCCCCGCGAGGGAGTCGAACCCCCAACACCTGGAACCTAAATCCAGTGCCTCTTCCAGTTGGGCCAGCGGGGCATGCGTGCGCTCGGCAGGACTTGAACCTGCACGCCGGGGCTACCGGCACCCGGGTTTGAGCCGGGCGCGTCTACCGAGATTTCGCCACGAGCGCGAATGCCAACACTATTGAGTTCTCAAAGTTCTTGCAGAGCAAGCTGATTCGGCCTGCGCTGGCTGTCCGGATCGATCCGGGTAGCTCAATGATGCGCACCGAAGGCCGGTGCTGTCCAGTGGGTATTTTCCTGTATTCAATTCCCGTGCAACGCAATTGGGCACACAGAACTACGGGGACGTCAGGCGACGTTCCTGCCAGGGAAAACTGCGAGATTGTGGAATTTGTGAGAGTTGTCTTCTGGCCCGAGCTTGCGGCCGCCGCGCACGCCGGCATGCGCGGCGGAAGTACGGCGGTACGACGCGAAGCGCATGGGCTGCCAGAAAACGCTGCTCTGCTCACTCGATTCGTGCCGGGCTATGGAGCCGGCGGTGTCTGCGTACGACAAAGCCGCCGTCGGTGTCGAAGACACCTCGGCGAGCTGGTCGTCGTACCGGAAAGTCACGAATCAACGGTAGCAGCGTCGCGTGGCATTGCCGAGTGGATATTTCCGGCGCTGAAACCTCAACCGCGCCAGTGCAACACGTCGAGTGCGACGCCGACTTCGATGCTGTTGTCGGCCAACGGGCGGGGCAGCAGTTCGTCGGCCCGGGCCAGTCTGCGCAACAAGGTGTTGCGGTGGGTGAACAATTTGCCGGCGGCGCGGGACACGTTGCATTGCTCGCGGACGAACATTCGCACTGCTGAATGCAATTCGGGGCTCGCGGATTCGAAGTCACCCAGCACTCGCTTGACGAATACCGCGGCGCGATCGGCGTTGGTGGTCAGTAGCGACACCATCTCGATGTCGGTGAATTCGGCGACCTGCTGCGGCGAGTGCAAGCGCGCCATCATGTGTTGCGTGGTGAGGGCATCGAAGTGGCTGCGCCGGAACCCGTCGACCCCGGTGCCCGTCGACCCGATTGCGATCCGCACTTCGCGTCCGGCGGCATGCGTCAGCGAGTCGACATCGACAGGGCCGGGCGCCCATACCCACCGCGTGGCGGTACTGGCCAGGACGCTGAGCGGTCGGCCACCCGCGGCTTGCCCGAAAGCCTCGGCGGCGCTTTCTAATTGAGACAGATCGCTATCCGGATCGTCGGTCCAGATGACGGCGGCGGTGTGGCTGCCACCGAGTCCGTAAGCCAGACGGCTCTCCGCGCGCTGACGGGGGATGGGAGCGCCCTCCAGGAGCAGTGTCACTGTCGCACGCCGCTCGGCGTGGCTGCCGCGGGTGAGTTCGTCGCGCTCGAGCTCCATCTGGGCGGCGATGGCCGCCAGGGTGGCCTCGATGAAGTCGCTGATCGACTGTGAGCAGACGTCGAGCATCGCGTGCAGGTCGCCGGCGTCGGAGGTCAGTTCGAAGGCGATATCCATCAGGCGTCGCCATGCCACGCCCTCGCCGACTCGGTACGCGTCAAGGGTGTACGAGTCGACGCCGCGCCGGACCATTTCCCGGGCGACGCTCATTGGTTCGGCGCCCGCGTTGGGTGGCACCGGGGCACCGGGCTCGCGCACGTTGGCCGCACCCCAGAACAGCAGATTCGAGCGATTGCTGCGGCTGACGGCCGCCGCCAGCTCGGGATCGGAGGCGATGGCAGGGTTGGCGCCCAGCACGGCGCGGTCGAGTTCCTCGAGCCATTCCGCGGGGGCATTGACGACCACCTGCGCGCACTGCCGGATCAGTTCGCGTACCTGCGGCGACGGCTGTGTTGCCTCCATGGCGTCAGCCTACTGCGAGTGGTGCAAAATGCACCGCCAGCAGTAAAATCTGAGATGTTTTGACCTTCAGCTGGCGGCCGGCAGCCGCCAACATTGTTGCCACGCCCACCACCGCCAAGCAGGGAGTCTGCAATGGAGCACACCGCCAACACCACCCAGGTCGACGTCCTCATCGTCGGCGCCGGAATCTCCGGCATCGGTGCCGCCTACTACCTGCAGCAGGAACATCCCGGGCGGTCGTACGCCATCCTGGAATCCCGTGGCGCGACCGGCGGAACCTGGGACCTGTTCCGGTACCCCGGCATTCGCTCTGACTCCGACCTGCACACCTTC
Proteins encoded in this region:
- a CDS encoding class I SAM-dependent methyltransferase, which codes for MTDTSVDNPFFARMWIAMSSRERKFMTRLRQENLAGLRGRVLEIGAGTGTNFAFYPDTVTEVVAVEPEVRLAPLARQAALTAPVPVTVRTETVENFDGDDLFDAVVCSLVLCSVDQPESVLRQVYSRLKPGGELRYFEHVASGGVRGRVQRFLDSTFWPKISGNCHAHRETEQSIVGAGFEVSDARRVLMLPGWVPLAEVALGRAVRPA
- a CDS encoding NAD-dependent deacylase — translated: MRVTVFSGAGMSADSGVPTFRDAETGLWANTDPYEISSSDAWRRHPERVFAWYLWRHHMMGNVSPNDGHRAVAAWQDYTEVDIVTQNIDNLHERAGSTRVHHLHGSLFHFHCDSCKAEFEGTLPPMPEPEIAIEPPECYCGGLVRPNVVWFGENLPSDAWNNSVAAVSAADLVITVGTSSVVYPAASLPEAAVQQGIPVIEVNPKPTPFSDQATVSLRETAATALPTLLQRLPELLPTIKQA
- a CDS encoding GntR family transcriptional regulator, with translation MTDFGEWVRLDPHAGPLFDQLRLQIIEAIRAGRLSAGTRLPTVRELAGTLGMAANTVARAYRELETAGVLETRGRSGTFVAAADPAAAAMVDAANAFADTARALGVLKADALRYLDAAFE
- a CDS encoding HNH endonuclease, encoding MRHFRQRKASHRAVAVYNADYRVLTHVTWQEAVRLLLRGSVHVIERHSPAVHIHSPSTVIELPASVALHQYVHVPYRPHNRVTRDGVLARDGYTCGYCGGHGDTVDHIEPVSRGGQDSWLNLIAACAPCNGRKSDRTPEEAGMRLLWEPYEPRDRDRYRVPELV
- a CDS encoding CdaR family transcriptional regulator; amino-acid sequence: MEATQPSPQVRELIRQCAQVVVNAPAEWLEELDRAVLGANPAIASDPELAAAVSRSNRSNLLFWGAANVREPGAPVPPNAGAEPMSVAREMVRRGVDSYTLDAYRVGEGVAWRRLMDIAFELTSDAGDLHAMLDVCSQSISDFIEATLAAIAAQMELERDELTRGSHAERRATVTLLLEGAPIPRQRAESRLAYGLGGSHTAAVIWTDDPDSDLSQLESAAEAFGQAAGGRPLSVLASTATRWVWAPGPVDVDSLTHAAGREVRIAIGSTGTGVDGFRRSHFDALTTQHMMARLHSPQQVAEFTDIEMVSLLTTNADRAAVFVKRVLGDFESASPELHSAVRMFVREQCNVSRAAGKLFTHRNTLLRRLARADELLPRPLADNSIEVGVALDVLHWRG